In Candidatus Atribacteria bacterium ADurb.Bin276, a single genomic region encodes these proteins:
- a CDS encoding Transposase, Mutator family, with product MAQNNHTPFLKKMLIGFMTEPDPLYAMLEWLTNELMKLEAENKVGAHKGEHCPTRTTHFSGTRVRRFDTRLGTIYLLVPKLRKGGYIPFFVTERKRSEQALLQVVQEAFINGVSTRKMERLAQSLGIESLSAGQVSEITKDLNEQVEWFRTRPLEKEYPVIWVDALYEKVRCERHIISMAIAVVQGLTSEGNREILAVEPMYAESEDTYTHLFEQLKSRGVETVWLCISDAHTGLKNAIQKCFLGSSWQRCKVHFMRNILVHIPHKEKESFAAKLKQIWYQPDQECAKQYALLVIQEYRDRFPQAIALLEEGLEDSLQFLAFPHLDQRKISSTNSLERIHKEIRRRTRVVGIFPTTDSYLRLVTSYLIEYTEDWMSSKKYISSEAITKQQVELLKIA from the coding sequence ATGGCTCAAAATAATCATACACCATTTCTCAAAAAAATGCTCATTGGTTTCATGACTGAACCTGATCCACTCTATGCCATGTTAGAATGGCTGACCAATGAACTCATGAAACTGGAAGCTGAAAACAAAGTTGGAGCTCACAAGGGAGAACATTGTCCCACCCGAACCACTCATTTCTCTGGAACCCGAGTCAGACGATTTGATACGAGGTTAGGAACCATCTACCTTCTAGTTCCAAAACTCCGTAAAGGAGGCTATATTCCTTTTTTTGTGACCGAAAGGAAACGCTCGGAACAAGCCCTCCTCCAGGTGGTTCAAGAAGCCTTCATCAATGGTGTCTCCACCCGAAAGATGGAGCGCCTTGCTCAAAGCTTAGGGATTGAGTCCCTCTCTGCTGGTCAAGTATCAGAAATCACCAAAGACCTCAATGAACAAGTGGAATGGTTCCGTACCCGTCCTCTGGAAAAAGAGTACCCAGTCATTTGGGTTGATGCCCTCTACGAAAAGGTTCGCTGTGAAAGACACATCATCAGCATGGCCATTGCTGTCGTTCAGGGTCTGACAAGTGAGGGAAACCGAGAGATCCTGGCGGTCGAACCCATGTATGCCGAATCAGAAGACACCTATACTCATCTCTTTGAACAACTCAAAAGCCGAGGAGTGGAAACAGTCTGGCTTTGCATCTCCGATGCTCATACTGGGCTGAAAAATGCCATTCAGAAATGTTTCTTAGGATCAAGTTGGCAACGGTGTAAAGTACACTTTATGCGTAATATATTGGTCCATATCCCCCATAAAGAAAAAGAATCCTTTGCCGCGAAACTGAAACAAATCTGGTACCAACCTGACCAAGAGTGTGCAAAGCAATATGCACTGTTGGTCATCCAGGAATACCGAGATCGCTTTCCTCAAGCCATTGCTCTTTTAGAGGAAGGACTGGAAGATTCCTTACAATTCCTGGCTTTTCCTCACCTTGACCAACGAAAGATCTCTTCGACCAATTCACTCGAGCGGATTCACAAAGAGATTCGTCGTCGAACCCGAGTGGTAGGGATCTTTCCTACCACTGATTCCTATCTCCGGTTGGTCACCAGTTATCTCATTGAGTATACTGAAGATTGGATGAGTAGTAAAAAGTACATTAGTTCTGAAGCCATTACCAAGCAACAAGTAGAGCTTCTAAAGATAGCCTAA
- a CDS encoding REDY-like protein HapK, producing MQVIINLFNLKPGADAEEFKKWSKKVDQRTAPSQKGVYSLKVVELKKNDKGVNYQFAEIIKVLSNEAWEEALKTDEMIEVVKQWGKWGDSSSLVSWYGDLF from the coding sequence ATGCAGGTCATTATTAATTTATTCAATCTAAAACCAGGAGCAGACGCTGAAGAATTCAAGAAATGGTCCAAGAAAGTAGACCAGAGAACTGCACCATCACAAAAGGGAGTATACAGTCTTAAGGTTGTTGAATTAAAGAAAAACGACAAAGGTGTAAATTATCAATTTGCTGAAATCATTAAGGTTTTAAGCAATGAAGCTTGGGAAGAAGCGCTTAAAACTGATGAAATGATTGAAGTTGTAAAACAATGGGGCAAATGGGGAGATTCTTCATCTTTAGTAAGCTGGTATGGTGATTTATTCTAA
- a CDS encoding NMT1/THI5 like protein has product MKSNLKSLFLTFLIMTMFVLLLGTASFGLEKVRIGIIPYQDSYPFILADHLGYYEEEGIEPVFEQLLFFPDVHEALAANALDIGPTESAVYVAAYKSYPDLVMAFPFHVFHHGFSIMIKPDSDLKSYQEILSEVGDPNKALELTGAQLKSKTGIAMRGTDQEMPIWSLAKIAGLDLDNDINMIDMQPDEGVTAFIAGTGDFFAGGIPQRMAALKNGMKEMITVADIGGGVVCAPMMAVTKKYAEENWDTLVKLFHIYIKTCQYMSVHLNEAAEFISGELNKNTAAGMTPQDFIDIFDKWQAFPSSLVEWGYWIGPIEGSLGVESSWLTGKLPRYSQTERWEKVNDYLIERGMIQERVPIEGHFIYDQLFLDVLDKYGPKG; this is encoded by the coding sequence ATGAAAAGCAATCTCAAAAGTTTATTTTTGACTTTCTTAATAATGACAATGTTTGTACTCCTACTAGGAACAGCATCTTTCGGTCTTGAGAAAGTAAGAATTGGTATTATTCCTTACCAAGACTCTTATCCCTTTATTTTAGCCGATCATCTTGGTTATTATGAAGAAGAGGGAATCGAACCAGTATTCGAACAACTGTTATTTTTCCCCGATGTTCATGAAGCATTAGCTGCAAATGCACTTGATATTGGACCAACAGAAAGTGCCGTTTATGTTGCAGCCTATAAAAGTTATCCTGATTTAGTTATGGCATTTCCATTCCATGTTTTTCACCACGGATTTTCAATCATGATAAAACCAGATAGCGATTTAAAAAGTTATCAAGAAATTTTAAGTGAAGTTGGAGATCCAAATAAAGCATTAGAATTAACCGGTGCCCAATTAAAATCAAAAACTGGAATTGCGATGCGTGGTACTGATCAGGAAATGCCAATTTGGAGTTTAGCAAAAATTGCAGGTCTTGACCTTGATAACGATATTAACATGATCGATATGCAACCAGACGAAGGCGTCACTGCTTTTATTGCTGGGACTGGAGATTTCTTTGCTGGAGGTATTCCTCAAAGAATGGCAGCGTTGAAGAATGGCATGAAAGAGATGATCACTGTAGCTGACATTGGAGGTGGTGTTGTTTGTGCTCCCATGATGGCCGTAACAAAAAAATACGCTGAAGAAAATTGGGATACCTTAGTAAAACTTTTCCATATTTATATAAAGACCTGCCAATATATGAGCGTACATTTGAATGAAGCTGCAGAGTTTATTTCAGGAGAGCTAAACAAAAATACCGCTGCTGGAATGACACCCCAAGATTTTATTGATATTTTCGATAAGTGGCAAGCTTTCCCCTCGAGCTTAGTTGAATGGGGATACTGGATTGGACCAATTGAAGGTAGTCTTGGCGTTGAAAGCTCCTGGTTAACAGGGAAACTCCCAAGATATTCACAAACTGAAAGATGGGAGAAAGTAAATGATTATTTAATTGAAAGAGGAATGATCCAGGAAAGAGTACCAATTGAAGGTCACTTTATTTATGATCAACTATTTCTTGATGTTTTAGATAAATATGGACCTAAAGGATAA